In Mustela lutreola isolate mMusLut2 chromosome 1, mMusLut2.pri, whole genome shotgun sequence, one genomic interval encodes:
- the EML3 gene encoding echinoderm microtubule-associated protein-like 3 isoform X5, whose translation MDGAGGPGEGPAQEALQSLSRRLQVQEKEMELVKAALAEALRLLRLHAPPNPLQDPGTPAPTRDRPRRNSSSSSSPSERPRQKLSRKAASSANLLLRSGSTESRGGKEPLSSPGGPGSRRSNYNLEGISVKMFLRGRPITMYIPSGIRSLEELPSGPPPETLSLDWVYGYRGRDSRSNLFVLRSGEVVYFIACVVVLYRPEGGPGGPGGGGQRHYRGHTDCVRCLAVHPDGVRVASGQTAGVDKDGKPLQPVVHVWDSETLLKLQEIGLGAFERGVGALAFSVADQGAFLCVVDDSNEHMLSVWDCSRGTKLAEIKSTNDSVLAVGFSPRDSSCIVTSGKSHVHFWNWSGGAGVPGNGTLTRKQGVFGKYKKPKFIPCFVFLPDGDILTGDSEGNILTWGRSLSDSRTPGRGGAKETYGIVAQAHAHEGSIFALCLRRDGTVLSGGGRDRRLVQWGPGLVALQEAEIPEHFGAVRAIAEGLGSELLVGTTKNALLRGDLAQGFSPVIQGHTDELWGLCTHPFQNRFLTCGHDRQLCLWDGEGHALAWSIDLKETGLCADFHPSGAVVAVGLNTGRWLVLDTETREIVSDITDGNEQLSVVRYSPDGLYLAIGSHDNMIYIYSVSSDGAKSSRFGRCVGHSSFITHLDWSKDGSFIMSNSGDYEILYWDVVGGCKLLRNRYDSRDREWATYTCVLGFHVYGAKPRVRRPRQPRDQRPVHARRLAPHLAGGQGRQHLPMASAGRWRRGAGARHALSNALPVPRLLSRRLTAAGGDPPALRRGSAPPETPRTRGRPFLDFETFPIARFPGGGEWHPRTHCRDPLAEPGSPSLGPDSRRLLRGNKPKAKSPPSPFVGLGWVPPGPCGGGDEEKEEFGKGRGA comes from the exons ATGGACGGGGCCGGGGGGCCCG GTGAGGGCCCTGCTCAGGAGGCCCTGCAGTCCTTGAGCCGGCGGCTTCAGGTGCAAGAGAAGGAGATGGAGCTGGTTAAGGCAGCCCTGGCCGAGGCCCTCCGCCTGCTGCGGCTGCACgcgccccccaaccccctgcaggACCCTGGCACACCCGCTCCAACCCGAGATAG GCCACGGAgaaattcttcctcctcctcatccccctCAGAGCGGCCTCGGCAGAAACTCTCCCGGAAGGCAGCTTCCTCGGCTAACCTGTTGCTGCGGTCAGGGAGCACGGAGAG CCGTGGGGGGAAAGAACCTCTCTCCAGCCCTGGGGGTCCTGGGTCTCGGAGGAGCAACTATAATTTGG AAGGCATCTCAGTGAAAATGTTCCTTCGCGGCCGCCCCATTACCATGTACATCCCGTCTGGCATCCGCAGCCTTGAGGAGCTGCCCAGCGGCCCACCCCCGGAGACCCTCAGCCTTGACTGGGT TTATGGGTACAGGGGTCGTGACTCCCGCTCTAATCTGTTTGTGCTGCGCTCTGGGGAGGTGGTCTACTTTATTGCCTGTGTGGTGGTGCTGTACCGGCCCGAGGGAGGCCCAGGGGGCCCTGGAGGTGGCGGCCAGAGACATTACCGGGGCCACACGGACTGCGTTCGATG CCTGGCCGTCCACCCGGATGGTGTCCGTGTAGCTTCAGGACAGACAGCTGGAGTGGATAAAGATGGCAAG cccctgcagccGGTGGTTCACGTCTGGGACTCAGAGACCCTGCTGAAGCTGCAGGAGATTGGACTGGGGGCCTTCGAGCGGGGCGTGGGAGCCTTGGCTTTCTCAGTGGCG GATCAGGGTGCTTTTCTTTGTGTCGTGGATGATTCCAATGAACACATGCTGTCAGTGTGGGACTGCAGCCGAGGCACGAAGCTGGCTGAGATTAAG AGTACCAATGACTCGGTTTTGGCCGTTGGCTTCAGCCCTCGTGACAGCAGTTGCATTGTCACCAGCGGGAAATCCCACGTCCACTTCTGGAACTGGAGTGGAGGAGCAGGGGTTCCTGGGAACGGGACCCTCACCCGGAAACAGGGTGTCTTTGGG AAATACAAGAAACCCAAGTTTATCCCCTGCTTTGTGTTCCTCCCGGATGGAGACATTCTCACTGGGGATTCAGAGGGGAACATTCTCACCTGGGGGCGGAGCCTCTCAGATTCCAGAAccccaggcaggggtggggccaAAG AGACCTACGGGATTGTGGCCCAGGCCCACGCTCACGAAGGTTCCATCTTTGCCCTGTGTCTCCGGCGGGACGGGACTGTGCTGAGTGGCGGCGGACGGGACCGCCGGCTGGTCCAGTGGGGGCCGGGATTGGTGGCCCTCCAGGAGGCGGAG ATTCCTGAACACTTTGGGGCCGTGCGGGCCATTGCggaggggctgggctctgagctgCTGGTGGGAACCACGAAGAATGCATTGCTGAGGGGAGATCTGGCCCAGGGCTTCTCTCCTGTAATCCAG GGCCACACGGATGAGCTCTGGGGGCTCTGCACGCATCCCTTCCAGAACCGCTTCCTCACCTGTGGCCACGACCGGCAGCTCTGCCTGTGGGATGGGGAGGGCCATGCACTGGCCTGGAGCATTGACCTCAAG GAGACTGGTCTCTGTGCTGACTTCCACCCCAGTGGGGCAGTTGTGGCTGTAGGACTGAACACAGGGAG GTGGCTGGTTTTGGACACAGAGACCCGAGAGATTGTGTCGGACATCACTGATGGCAATGAGCAGCTCTCAGTGGTCCGGTATAGCCCAG ATGGGTTGTACCTGGCCATCGGTTCCCATGACAACATGATCTACATCTATAGTGTTTCCAGTGATGGGGCCAAGTCCAGCCGCTTTGGCCGCTGTGTG GGTCACTCCAGCTTCATCACTCACCTTGACTGGTCCAAGGATGGGAGTTTCATCATGTCCAATTCTGGGGACTATGAGATCCTTTACT GGGATGTGGTTGGAGGCTGCAAGCTGCTGAGGAATCGCTACGACAGCCGAGACCGGGAGTGGGCCACTTACACCTGCGTGCTGGGCTTCCACGTCTATG GCGCCAAGCCTCGTGTACGGCGGCCACGGCAGCCACGTGACCAGCGTCCGGTTCACGCACGACGACTCGCACCTCATCTCGCTGGGGGGCAAGGACGCCAGCATCTTCCAATGGCGAGTGCTGGGCGCTGGAGGCGCGGGGCCGGCGCCCGCCACGCCCTCTCGAACGCCCTCCCTGTCCCCCGCCTCCTCTCTCGACGTCTGACCGCTGCGGGAGGGGACCCACCGGCCCTGCGGCGCGGCTCCGCCCCACCCGAAACCCCTAGGACCAGGGGCCGACCTTTCCTGGACTTCGAGACATTCCCGATTGCGCGTTTCCCTGGAGGGGGCGAATGGCACCCCCGCACACACTGTAGAGACCCGCTGGCTGAGCCGGGCAGCCCCAGCCTGGGCCCTGACTCCCGCCGCCTGCTGAGGGGCAATAAACCAAAAGCAAAGTCGCCTCCCAGTCCTTTTGTGGGGCTCGGCTGGGTGCCTCCGGGGCCCTGTGGGGGTGGCGATGAAGAAAAAGAGGAGTTTGGAAAGGGTAGGGGAGCGTAG
- the EML3 gene encoding echinoderm microtubule-associated protein-like 3 isoform X1, which produces MDGAGGPGEGPAQEALQSLSRRLQVQEKEMELVKAALAEALRLLRLHAPPNPLQDPGTPAPTRDSPAAPPGLPPTCGPSLVSRGTQTETEVETEPSPRPPSLSNGPPAPQGVSEEPGGTQSEGGGSSSSGAGSPGPPGILRLVQSPQRADTPRRNSSSSSSPSERPRQKLSRKAASSANLLLRSGSTESRGGKEPLSSPGGPGSRRSNYNLEGISVKMFLRGRPITMYIPSGIRSLEELPSGPPPETLSLDWVYGYRGRDSRSNLFVLRSGEVVYFIACVVVLYRPEGGPGGPGGGGQRHYRGHTDCVRCLAVHPDGVRVASGQTAGVDKDGKPLQPVVHVWDSETLLKLQEIGLGAFERGVGALAFSVADQGAFLCVVDDSNEHMLSVWDCSRGTKLAEIKSTNDSVLAVGFSPRDSSCIVTSGKSHVHFWNWSGGAGVPGNGTLTRKQGVFGKYKKPKFIPCFVFLPDGDILTGDSEGNILTWGRSLSDSRTPGRGGAKETYGIVAQAHAHEGSIFALCLRRDGTVLSGGGRDRRLVQWGPGLVALQEAEIPEHFGAVRAIAEGLGSELLVGTTKNALLRGDLAQGFSPVIQGHTDELWGLCTHPFQNRFLTCGHDRQLCLWDGEGHALAWSIDLKETGLCADFHPSGAVVAVGLNTGRWLVLDTETREIVSDITDGNEQLSVVRYSPDGLYLAIGSHDNMIYIYSVSSDGAKSSRFGRCVGHSSFITHLDWSKDGSFIMSNSGDYEILYWDVVGGCKLLRNRYDSRDREWATYTCVLGFHVYGAKPRVRRPRQPRDQRPVHARRLAPHLAGGQGRQHLPMASAGRWRRGAGARHALSNALPVPRLLSRRLTAAGGDPPALRRGSAPPETPRTRGRPFLDFETFPIARFPGGGEWHPRTHCRDPLAEPGSPSLGPDSRRLLRGNKPKAKSPPSPFVGLGWVPPGPCGGGDEEKEEFGKGRGA; this is translated from the exons ATGGACGGGGCCGGGGGGCCCG GTGAGGGCCCTGCTCAGGAGGCCCTGCAGTCCTTGAGCCGGCGGCTTCAGGTGCAAGAGAAGGAGATGGAGCTGGTTAAGGCAGCCCTGGCCGAGGCCCTCCGCCTGCTGCGGCTGCACgcgccccccaaccccctgcaggACCCTGGCACACCCGCTCCAACCCGAGATAG ccctgccGCGCCCCCAGGACTGCCCCCCACGTGCGGCCCCTCCTTGGTGAGCCGGGGCACCCAGACCGAGACCGAGGTGGAGACGGAGCCATCCCCGCGCCCCCCTAGCCTGAGCAAtgggcccccagccccccagggggTCAGTGAAGAGCCTGGTGGGACCCAGTCGGAAGGAgggggcagcagcagcagtggtGCTGGTTCCCCTGGCCCCCCGGGGATCCTCAGGCTTGTGCAGTCCCCGCAGCGCGCTGACAC GCCACGGAgaaattcttcctcctcctcatccccctCAGAGCGGCCTCGGCAGAAACTCTCCCGGAAGGCAGCTTCCTCGGCTAACCTGTTGCTGCGGTCAGGGAGCACGGAGAG CCGTGGGGGGAAAGAACCTCTCTCCAGCCCTGGGGGTCCTGGGTCTCGGAGGAGCAACTATAATTTGG AAGGCATCTCAGTGAAAATGTTCCTTCGCGGCCGCCCCATTACCATGTACATCCCGTCTGGCATCCGCAGCCTTGAGGAGCTGCCCAGCGGCCCACCCCCGGAGACCCTCAGCCTTGACTGGGT TTATGGGTACAGGGGTCGTGACTCCCGCTCTAATCTGTTTGTGCTGCGCTCTGGGGAGGTGGTCTACTTTATTGCCTGTGTGGTGGTGCTGTACCGGCCCGAGGGAGGCCCAGGGGGCCCTGGAGGTGGCGGCCAGAGACATTACCGGGGCCACACGGACTGCGTTCGATG CCTGGCCGTCCACCCGGATGGTGTCCGTGTAGCTTCAGGACAGACAGCTGGAGTGGATAAAGATGGCAAG cccctgcagccGGTGGTTCACGTCTGGGACTCAGAGACCCTGCTGAAGCTGCAGGAGATTGGACTGGGGGCCTTCGAGCGGGGCGTGGGAGCCTTGGCTTTCTCAGTGGCG GATCAGGGTGCTTTTCTTTGTGTCGTGGATGATTCCAATGAACACATGCTGTCAGTGTGGGACTGCAGCCGAGGCACGAAGCTGGCTGAGATTAAG AGTACCAATGACTCGGTTTTGGCCGTTGGCTTCAGCCCTCGTGACAGCAGTTGCATTGTCACCAGCGGGAAATCCCACGTCCACTTCTGGAACTGGAGTGGAGGAGCAGGGGTTCCTGGGAACGGGACCCTCACCCGGAAACAGGGTGTCTTTGGG AAATACAAGAAACCCAAGTTTATCCCCTGCTTTGTGTTCCTCCCGGATGGAGACATTCTCACTGGGGATTCAGAGGGGAACATTCTCACCTGGGGGCGGAGCCTCTCAGATTCCAGAAccccaggcaggggtggggccaAAG AGACCTACGGGATTGTGGCCCAGGCCCACGCTCACGAAGGTTCCATCTTTGCCCTGTGTCTCCGGCGGGACGGGACTGTGCTGAGTGGCGGCGGACGGGACCGCCGGCTGGTCCAGTGGGGGCCGGGATTGGTGGCCCTCCAGGAGGCGGAG ATTCCTGAACACTTTGGGGCCGTGCGGGCCATTGCggaggggctgggctctgagctgCTGGTGGGAACCACGAAGAATGCATTGCTGAGGGGAGATCTGGCCCAGGGCTTCTCTCCTGTAATCCAG GGCCACACGGATGAGCTCTGGGGGCTCTGCACGCATCCCTTCCAGAACCGCTTCCTCACCTGTGGCCACGACCGGCAGCTCTGCCTGTGGGATGGGGAGGGCCATGCACTGGCCTGGAGCATTGACCTCAAG GAGACTGGTCTCTGTGCTGACTTCCACCCCAGTGGGGCAGTTGTGGCTGTAGGACTGAACACAGGGAG GTGGCTGGTTTTGGACACAGAGACCCGAGAGATTGTGTCGGACATCACTGATGGCAATGAGCAGCTCTCAGTGGTCCGGTATAGCCCAG ATGGGTTGTACCTGGCCATCGGTTCCCATGACAACATGATCTACATCTATAGTGTTTCCAGTGATGGGGCCAAGTCCAGCCGCTTTGGCCGCTGTGTG GGTCACTCCAGCTTCATCACTCACCTTGACTGGTCCAAGGATGGGAGTTTCATCATGTCCAATTCTGGGGACTATGAGATCCTTTACT GGGATGTGGTTGGAGGCTGCAAGCTGCTGAGGAATCGCTACGACAGCCGAGACCGGGAGTGGGCCACTTACACCTGCGTGCTGGGCTTCCACGTCTATG GCGCCAAGCCTCGTGTACGGCGGCCACGGCAGCCACGTGACCAGCGTCCGGTTCACGCACGACGACTCGCACCTCATCTCGCTGGGGGGCAAGGACGCCAGCATCTTCCAATGGCGAGTGCTGGGCGCTGGAGGCGCGGGGCCGGCGCCCGCCACGCCCTCTCGAACGCCCTCCCTGTCCCCCGCCTCCTCTCTCGACGTCTGACCGCTGCGGGAGGGGACCCACCGGCCCTGCGGCGCGGCTCCGCCCCACCCGAAACCCCTAGGACCAGGGGCCGACCTTTCCTGGACTTCGAGACATTCCCGATTGCGCGTTTCCCTGGAGGGGGCGAATGGCACCCCCGCACACACTGTAGAGACCCGCTGGCTGAGCCGGGCAGCCCCAGCCTGGGCCCTGACTCCCGCCGCCTGCTGAGGGGCAATAAACCAAAAGCAAAGTCGCCTCCCAGTCCTTTTGTGGGGCTCGGCTGGGTGCCTCCGGGGCCCTGTGGGGGTGGCGATGAAGAAAAAGAGGAGTTTGGAAAGGGTAGGGGAGCGTAG
- the EML3 gene encoding echinoderm microtubule-associated protein-like 3 isoform X4 — protein sequence MGPQPPRGSVKSLVGPSRKEGAAAAVVLVPLAPRGSSGLCSPRSALTRHGEILPPPHPPQSGLGRNSPGRQLPRLTCCCGQGARRGRKEQVLLGHLLCTRPCAKPSTFSTSFSSHDILGGRGGKEPLSSPGGPGSRRSNYNLEGISVKMFLRGRPITMYIPSGIRSLEELPSGPPPETLSLDWVYGYRGRDSRSNLFVLRSGEVVYFIACVVVLYRPEGGPGGPGGGGQRHYRGHTDCVRCLAVHPDGVRVASGQTAGVDKDGKPLQPVVHVWDSETLLKLQEIGLGAFERGVGALAFSVADQGAFLCVVDDSNEHMLSVWDCSRGTKLAEIKSTNDSVLAVGFSPRDSSCIVTSGKSHVHFWNWSGGAGVPGNGTLTRKQGVFGKYKKPKFIPCFVFLPDGDILTGDSEGNILTWGRSLSDSRTPGRGGAKETYGIVAQAHAHEGSIFALCLRRDGTVLSGGGRDRRLVQWGPGLVALQEAEIPEHFGAVRAIAEGLGSELLVGTTKNALLRGDLAQGFSPVIQGHTDELWGLCTHPFQNRFLTCGHDRQLCLWDGEGHALAWSIDLKETGLCADFHPSGAVVAVGLNTGRWLVLDTETREIVSDITDGNEQLSVVRYSPDGLYLAIGSHDNMIYIYSVSSDGAKSSRFGRCVGHSSFITHLDWSKDGSFIMSNSGDYEILYWDVVGGCKLLRNRYDSRDREWATYTCVLGFHVYGAKPRVRRPRQPRDQRPVHARRLAPHLAGGQGRQHLPMASAGRWRRGAGARHALSNALPVPRLLSRRLTAAGGDPPALRRGSAPPETPRTRGRPFLDFETFPIARFPGGGEWHPRTHCRDPLAEPGSPSLGPDSRRLLRGNKPKAKSPPSPFVGLGWVPPGPCGGGDEEKEEFGKGRGA from the exons AtgggcccccagccccccagggggTCAGTGAAGAGCCTGGTGGGACCCAGTCGGAAGGAgggggcagcagcagcagtggtGCTGGTTCCCCTGGCCCCCCGGGGATCCTCAGGCTTGTGCAGTCCCCGCAGCGCGCTGACAC GCCACGGAgaaattcttcctcctcctcatccccctCAGAGCGGCCTCGGCAGAAACTCTCCCGGAAGGCAGCTTCCTCGGCTAACCTGTTGCTGCGGTCAGGGAGCACGGAGAG gaagaaaggaacaagtgctcctggggcacctgctgTGTACCCGGCCCTGTGCTAAACCCTCGACCTTCTCCACCTCATTCAGTTCCCACGACATCCTTGGGGG CCGTGGGGGGAAAGAACCTCTCTCCAGCCCTGGGGGTCCTGGGTCTCGGAGGAGCAACTATAATTTGG AAGGCATCTCAGTGAAAATGTTCCTTCGCGGCCGCCCCATTACCATGTACATCCCGTCTGGCATCCGCAGCCTTGAGGAGCTGCCCAGCGGCCCACCCCCGGAGACCCTCAGCCTTGACTGGGT TTATGGGTACAGGGGTCGTGACTCCCGCTCTAATCTGTTTGTGCTGCGCTCTGGGGAGGTGGTCTACTTTATTGCCTGTGTGGTGGTGCTGTACCGGCCCGAGGGAGGCCCAGGGGGCCCTGGAGGTGGCGGCCAGAGACATTACCGGGGCCACACGGACTGCGTTCGATG CCTGGCCGTCCACCCGGATGGTGTCCGTGTAGCTTCAGGACAGACAGCTGGAGTGGATAAAGATGGCAAG cccctgcagccGGTGGTTCACGTCTGGGACTCAGAGACCCTGCTGAAGCTGCAGGAGATTGGACTGGGGGCCTTCGAGCGGGGCGTGGGAGCCTTGGCTTTCTCAGTGGCG GATCAGGGTGCTTTTCTTTGTGTCGTGGATGATTCCAATGAACACATGCTGTCAGTGTGGGACTGCAGCCGAGGCACGAAGCTGGCTGAGATTAAG AGTACCAATGACTCGGTTTTGGCCGTTGGCTTCAGCCCTCGTGACAGCAGTTGCATTGTCACCAGCGGGAAATCCCACGTCCACTTCTGGAACTGGAGTGGAGGAGCAGGGGTTCCTGGGAACGGGACCCTCACCCGGAAACAGGGTGTCTTTGGG AAATACAAGAAACCCAAGTTTATCCCCTGCTTTGTGTTCCTCCCGGATGGAGACATTCTCACTGGGGATTCAGAGGGGAACATTCTCACCTGGGGGCGGAGCCTCTCAGATTCCAGAAccccaggcaggggtggggccaAAG AGACCTACGGGATTGTGGCCCAGGCCCACGCTCACGAAGGTTCCATCTTTGCCCTGTGTCTCCGGCGGGACGGGACTGTGCTGAGTGGCGGCGGACGGGACCGCCGGCTGGTCCAGTGGGGGCCGGGATTGGTGGCCCTCCAGGAGGCGGAG ATTCCTGAACACTTTGGGGCCGTGCGGGCCATTGCggaggggctgggctctgagctgCTGGTGGGAACCACGAAGAATGCATTGCTGAGGGGAGATCTGGCCCAGGGCTTCTCTCCTGTAATCCAG GGCCACACGGATGAGCTCTGGGGGCTCTGCACGCATCCCTTCCAGAACCGCTTCCTCACCTGTGGCCACGACCGGCAGCTCTGCCTGTGGGATGGGGAGGGCCATGCACTGGCCTGGAGCATTGACCTCAAG GAGACTGGTCTCTGTGCTGACTTCCACCCCAGTGGGGCAGTTGTGGCTGTAGGACTGAACACAGGGAG GTGGCTGGTTTTGGACACAGAGACCCGAGAGATTGTGTCGGACATCACTGATGGCAATGAGCAGCTCTCAGTGGTCCGGTATAGCCCAG ATGGGTTGTACCTGGCCATCGGTTCCCATGACAACATGATCTACATCTATAGTGTTTCCAGTGATGGGGCCAAGTCCAGCCGCTTTGGCCGCTGTGTG GGTCACTCCAGCTTCATCACTCACCTTGACTGGTCCAAGGATGGGAGTTTCATCATGTCCAATTCTGGGGACTATGAGATCCTTTACT GGGATGTGGTTGGAGGCTGCAAGCTGCTGAGGAATCGCTACGACAGCCGAGACCGGGAGTGGGCCACTTACACCTGCGTGCTGGGCTTCCACGTCTATG GCGCCAAGCCTCGTGTACGGCGGCCACGGCAGCCACGTGACCAGCGTCCGGTTCACGCACGACGACTCGCACCTCATCTCGCTGGGGGGCAAGGACGCCAGCATCTTCCAATGGCGAGTGCTGGGCGCTGGAGGCGCGGGGCCGGCGCCCGCCACGCCCTCTCGAACGCCCTCCCTGTCCCCCGCCTCCTCTCTCGACGTCTGACCGCTGCGGGAGGGGACCCACCGGCCCTGCGGCGCGGCTCCGCCCCACCCGAAACCCCTAGGACCAGGGGCCGACCTTTCCTGGACTTCGAGACATTCCCGATTGCGCGTTTCCCTGGAGGGGGCGAATGGCACCCCCGCACACACTGTAGAGACCCGCTGGCTGAGCCGGGCAGCCCCAGCCTGGGCCCTGACTCCCGCCGCCTGCTGAGGGGCAATAAACCAAAAGCAAAGTCGCCTCCCAGTCCTTTTGTGGGGCTCGGCTGGGTGCCTCCGGGGCCCTGTGGGGGTGGCGATGAAGAAAAAGAGGAGTTTGGAAAGGGTAGGGGAGCGTAG
- the EML3 gene encoding echinoderm microtubule-associated protein-like 3 isoform X2 produces MDGAGGPGEGPAQEALQSLSRRLQVQEKEMELVKAALAEALRLLRLHAPPNPLQDPGTPAPTRDSSPAAPPGLPPTCGPSLVSRGTQTETEVETEPSPRPPSLSNGPPAPQGVSEEPGGTQSEGGGSSSSGAGSPGPPGILRLVQSPQRADTPRRNSSSSSSPSERPRQKLSRKAASSANLLLRSGSTESRGGKEPLSSPGGPGSRRSNYNLEGISVKMFLRGRPITMYIPSGIRSLEELPSGPPPETLSLDWVYGYRGRDSRSNLFVLRSGEVVYFIACVVVLYRPEGGPGGPGGGGQRHYRGHTDCVRCLAVHPDGVRVASGQTAGVDKDGKPLQPVVHVWDSETLLKLQEIGLGAFERGVGALAFSVADQGAFLCVVDDSNEHMLSVWDCSRGTKLAEIKSTNDSVLAVGFSPRDSSCIVTSGKSHVHFWNWSGGAGVPGNGTLTRKQGVFGKYKKPKFIPCFVFLPDGDILTGDSEGNILTWGRSLSDSRTPGRGGAKETYGIVAQAHAHEGSIFALCLRRDGTVLSGGGRDRRLVQWGPGLVALQEAEIPEHFGAVRAIAEGLGSELLVGTTKNALLRGDLAQGFSPVIQGHTDELWGLCTHPFQNRFLTCGHDRQLCLWDGEGHALAWSIDLKETGLCADFHPSGAVVAVGLNTGRWLVLDTETREIVSDITDGNEQLSVVRYSPDGLYLAIGSHDNMIYIYSVSSDGAKSSRFGRCVGHSSFITHLDWSKDGSFIMSNSGDYEILYWDVVGGCKLLRNRYDSRDREWATYTCVLGFHVYGVWPDGSDGTDINSLCRSHNERVVAVADDFCKVHLFQYPCARAKAPSLVYGGHGSHVTSVRFTHDDSHLISLGGKDASIFQWRVLGAGGAGPAPATPSRTPSLSPASSLDV; encoded by the exons ATGGACGGGGCCGGGGGGCCCG GTGAGGGCCCTGCTCAGGAGGCCCTGCAGTCCTTGAGCCGGCGGCTTCAGGTGCAAGAGAAGGAGATGGAGCTGGTTAAGGCAGCCCTGGCCGAGGCCCTCCGCCTGCTGCGGCTGCACgcgccccccaaccccctgcaggACCCTGGCACACCCGCTCCAACCCGAGATAG cagccctgccGCGCCCCCAGGACTGCCCCCCACGTGCGGCCCCTCCTTGGTGAGCCGGGGCACCCAGACCGAGACCGAGGTGGAGACGGAGCCATCCCCGCGCCCCCCTAGCCTGAGCAAtgggcccccagccccccagggggTCAGTGAAGAGCCTGGTGGGACCCAGTCGGAAGGAgggggcagcagcagcagtggtGCTGGTTCCCCTGGCCCCCCGGGGATCCTCAGGCTTGTGCAGTCCCCGCAGCGCGCTGACAC GCCACGGAgaaattcttcctcctcctcatccccctCAGAGCGGCCTCGGCAGAAACTCTCCCGGAAGGCAGCTTCCTCGGCTAACCTGTTGCTGCGGTCAGGGAGCACGGAGAG CCGTGGGGGGAAAGAACCTCTCTCCAGCCCTGGGGGTCCTGGGTCTCGGAGGAGCAACTATAATTTGG AAGGCATCTCAGTGAAAATGTTCCTTCGCGGCCGCCCCATTACCATGTACATCCCGTCTGGCATCCGCAGCCTTGAGGAGCTGCCCAGCGGCCCACCCCCGGAGACCCTCAGCCTTGACTGGGT TTATGGGTACAGGGGTCGTGACTCCCGCTCTAATCTGTTTGTGCTGCGCTCTGGGGAGGTGGTCTACTTTATTGCCTGTGTGGTGGTGCTGTACCGGCCCGAGGGAGGCCCAGGGGGCCCTGGAGGTGGCGGCCAGAGACATTACCGGGGCCACACGGACTGCGTTCGATG CCTGGCCGTCCACCCGGATGGTGTCCGTGTAGCTTCAGGACAGACAGCTGGAGTGGATAAAGATGGCAAG cccctgcagccGGTGGTTCACGTCTGGGACTCAGAGACCCTGCTGAAGCTGCAGGAGATTGGACTGGGGGCCTTCGAGCGGGGCGTGGGAGCCTTGGCTTTCTCAGTGGCG GATCAGGGTGCTTTTCTTTGTGTCGTGGATGATTCCAATGAACACATGCTGTCAGTGTGGGACTGCAGCCGAGGCACGAAGCTGGCTGAGATTAAG AGTACCAATGACTCGGTTTTGGCCGTTGGCTTCAGCCCTCGTGACAGCAGTTGCATTGTCACCAGCGGGAAATCCCACGTCCACTTCTGGAACTGGAGTGGAGGAGCAGGGGTTCCTGGGAACGGGACCCTCACCCGGAAACAGGGTGTCTTTGGG AAATACAAGAAACCCAAGTTTATCCCCTGCTTTGTGTTCCTCCCGGATGGAGACATTCTCACTGGGGATTCAGAGGGGAACATTCTCACCTGGGGGCGGAGCCTCTCAGATTCCAGAAccccaggcaggggtggggccaAAG AGACCTACGGGATTGTGGCCCAGGCCCACGCTCACGAAGGTTCCATCTTTGCCCTGTGTCTCCGGCGGGACGGGACTGTGCTGAGTGGCGGCGGACGGGACCGCCGGCTGGTCCAGTGGGGGCCGGGATTGGTGGCCCTCCAGGAGGCGGAG ATTCCTGAACACTTTGGGGCCGTGCGGGCCATTGCggaggggctgggctctgagctgCTGGTGGGAACCACGAAGAATGCATTGCTGAGGGGAGATCTGGCCCAGGGCTTCTCTCCTGTAATCCAG GGCCACACGGATGAGCTCTGGGGGCTCTGCACGCATCCCTTCCAGAACCGCTTCCTCACCTGTGGCCACGACCGGCAGCTCTGCCTGTGGGATGGGGAGGGCCATGCACTGGCCTGGAGCATTGACCTCAAG GAGACTGGTCTCTGTGCTGACTTCCACCCCAGTGGGGCAGTTGTGGCTGTAGGACTGAACACAGGGAG GTGGCTGGTTTTGGACACAGAGACCCGAGAGATTGTGTCGGACATCACTGATGGCAATGAGCAGCTCTCAGTGGTCCGGTATAGCCCAG ATGGGTTGTACCTGGCCATCGGTTCCCATGACAACATGATCTACATCTATAGTGTTTCCAGTGATGGGGCCAAGTCCAGCCGCTTTGGCCGCTGTGTG GGTCACTCCAGCTTCATCACTCACCTTGACTGGTCCAAGGATGGGAGTTTCATCATGTCCAATTCTGGGGACTATGAGATCCTTTACT GGGATGTGGTTGGAGGCTGCAAGCTGCTGAGGAATCGCTACGACAGCCGAGACCGGGAGTGGGCCACTTACACCTGCGTGCTGGGCTTCCACGTCTATG GCGTGTGGCCAGACGGCTCGGATGGCACCGACATCAACTCCCTGTGTCGCTCCCACAACGAGCGCGTGGTGGCCGTGGCCGACGACTTCTGCAAAGTGCACCTGTTCCAGTACCCGTGCGCGCGCGCCAAG GCGCCAAGCCTCGTGTACGGCGGCCACGGCAGCCACGTGACCAGCGTCCGGTTCACGCACGACGACTCGCACCTCATCTCGCTGGGGGGCAAGGACGCCAGCATCTTCCAATGGCGAGTGCTGGGCGCTGGAGGCGCGGGGCCGGCGCCCGCCACGCCCTCTCGAACGCCCTCCCTGTCCCCCGCCTCCTCTCTCGACGTCTGA